A region from the Canis aureus isolate CA01 chromosome 10, VMU_Caureus_v.1.0, whole genome shotgun sequence genome encodes:
- the LOC144322579 gene encoding protein NipSnap homolog 3A-like, with amino-acid sequence MLVLRSRLAAALAARTLAPQLCSSFATGPRQYDGTFYEFRTYCLKPSKMNEFLENVKKNIHLRTAQSELVGFWSVEFGGQMNKVFHIWKYDNFAHRTEVRKAVAKNKEWQQQCVIPNLALIDEQETEITYLVPWCKLEKPTKEGVYELVIFQLKPGGPALWGDAFKRAINAHVDLGYSKLVGVFHTEYGALNRVHVLWWNESADSRAAGRHQSHEDPRVVAAVRESVNYLVSQQNMLLIPTSFSPLK; translated from the exons ATGCTCGTCCTCCGAAGCCGCCTGGCTGCGGCTCTGGCTGCGCGGACGCTCGCGCCTCAG TTGTGCTCATCTTTTGCTACGGGCCCCAGACAATATGATGGAACATTCTATGAATTTCGTACTTATTGCCTTAAGCCCTCAAAGATGAATGAGTTTCTGGAAAACGTTAAGAAGAACATCCATCTTCGGACAGCTCAATCTGAACTGGTTGGATTCTGGAGTGTAGAATTTGGAGGCCAAATGAATAAAGTATTTCATATTTGGAAGTATG ATAATTTTGCTCATCGGACTGAAGTTCGGAAAGCAGTGGCCAAAAATAAGGAATGGCAACAACAATGTGTCATTCCAAATCTGGCTCTCATAGATGAACAAGAGACTGAGATTACTTACTTGGTGCCATGGTGCAAGTTAGAAAAGCCTACAAAAGAAG GAGTCTATGAACTGGTTATTTTTCAGTTGAAGCCAGGTGGGCCAGCTCTGTGGGGTGATGCATTTAAAAGGGCAATTAATGCCCACGTGGATCTAGGCTACTCAAAACTGGTTGGAGTGTTCCACACAGAATATGGAGCACTCAACAGAG TTCATGTTCTTTGGTGGAATGAGAGTGCAGATAGTCGTGCAGCTGGGAGACATCAGTCTCATGAGGATCCCAGGGTTGTGGCAGCCG TTCGAGAGAGTGTCAATTACCTCGTGTCTCAGCAGAATATGCTTCTGATTCCTACATCATTTTCACCTTTGAAATAG